AGTTATATGTCTAGACTTTCTTATTATATGCTCGAGACATGGTTGATTCACTATCACAGAAGATTGAAATGGCTGTCATCTACTGTGGCCACatttttatatcatataacaaatttcTTAACCATTCCGCTTCTTTACCTGTGGCTGATCAAGCTACAAACTCAGCCTCCATAGTAGAATGTGTAATACATGTTTGTTTCTTTGAGGCCCAACTTATTGCTCCACCACCTATGGTGAAAATCCATCCTGAAGTGGATTTGTTATCATTAAGATTTGTAATCCAACTTGCATCGGAATAACCTTCTAAAACTGCGGGATAATCACTATAATGTAATCCCAAgtttatggttttcttgagataaccaAGAACTCTTGTTATAGCTTTCCAATGTTGATTGCTAGGCTTTCCTGTAAACCTTAATAATTTGCACACAGCAAATGCTATATCAGGTCTAGTACAATGCATTGCATACATTAAACTTCCTATAGCACTAGCATATTCTAATTGTGCTATAGATCTTCCCATGTTTCCTTCTAATTTAAGATTAGGATCATACGGCGTATTGGATTCTTTAATTGTGAGATGATCAAACTTTTCCAATACCTTTTTAATATAATGAGATTGATATAAAGTAAAGCCAACTTCATTCTTATGTACCTTTATGCCTAATATTGTATCAACTTCATTCAAAtccttcatcttgaatttaaaagttagatactccttcgttatacgaattccttctaaatttgtttcgatgattaacatatcatcaacatataaacaaataattactccataatctttagtaaattttgagtaaatacatTTTTCCGCACTATTATTTGAGAAGCCATTTGATAACACCACTGAATCAAACTTCTCATGCCATTGTTTAGGCGCTTGCTTTAGCCcatacaaagacttaattaatttgtaaactttcttttcatttctgGGTAGCACATAGCCTTctggttgctccatataaatttcttcattaagatctccatttagaaaagccgttttaacatccatttgatgtatatGAAGCTTATGTATGGATGCTAATGCTATAAGAGCCCTAATAGAAGTCATTCTTGCCACAGGTGCATAGGTATCAAAATAGTCTAGACCTTCTTGTTGTCTAAACCCCTTGGCCACTAACCTTGCTTTAAAGGTTTGTAATGAACCATCAGTATTATACTTTTTTCTAAATACCCACTTACATCCTATAGGCTTTGATCCTGGAGGCAAATCAACCAAGACCCAAGTATTGTTAGATAATATTGAGTCCATTTCATCATTTATTGCTTCTTTCCAAAAAGCAGAATCCCTTGAAGCCATAACCTCTTTGAATGTTTGAGGATCACCCTCTATGTTCATAACAATAGGAATCTTGTTTGTTGCAGAATTCCTAGTTCCTTCTACCAAAAACGTGATAgcctgagaagaaataaaatctggacccaagtccttttcttttcttactctcaAGCTCTTCCTTGGTTCAATAAACTCTTTGTCGCTTAgacgtttattattttgattatttatttcttgtgaaatattagtatcattttggggatactctgaattagaagttgaatcattgataaatttattttcaataaattctacTTCTCTTAATTCAACAACTACATTAGACACTAAGTCTAATATTCTATATGCTTTAGAATTTTGAGCATATCCTATAAAAGTGCCTTTTATGGCTCTTGGCCCCAATTTGGTTCTCTTTTGATTAGAAACTCGATAAAAGGCTAAACACCCCCACactttaagataatttaaattaggtttccttcctttccaaatttcataaggAGAAACCTTTTTATGTCTTGATGGTATCCTATTATGGATATGACATGATGTCAATAATACTTTACCCCACAAATTGTAAGGCAATTTTGCATTTAGtaacattgaattaaccatatcCACTAAGGTACGGTTCTTTCTTTCTGCCAAACCATTTTGTTGCGGAGTATATGGAGCGGAAGATTCATGCACAATACCATGTAATTCACAAAAGTgatcaaattcattagaaaaataTTCTCCACCTCGATCACTACGAagaacttttattttcttatcatgcatattttctacttccattttatttctTAAACATTTCAAAAGCTTCATCTTTATTTCTAAGCAAATACACATAAGTAAATCTAGAACAATCATCAATGAAGGTTATAAAGTATCTTTTTCCTCCTCTAGTAATATTGCCATTTAGCTCATAAATATCACTATGAATCAATTCTAATAAATGTGTATTTCTTTCAACCTTAGGAAAAGGTTTCTTATATCACATTTCTTACTAAAATCCTTGTTACTAAGATCAATATAGTTATTCTTTTGCATATATTCAACTGATTTGTAATTTAAGTGTGCTAATATACTATGCCATAAATCACAAGAATCAACAACATACAAGGAAACATTCACTTTATTAATACTAAGTTTAAACATGCCTTCAATACAATATCCTTTTCCTATGAATACATCATTCTTAAGCAAGATCACTTTATCGGATTCCATAACAACTTTGAATCCTTTCTTGTGACAATGATAACACTCTCTTTGTCTCTTCTTATCTTGTTTTGAATCTTTAGagaactttcttttcttcttattggtgTTGTTTTCATCAATATGATTCACTTTAGAACTTTGAGAAAGATACACAGCATCACGTTTTCAAGTTTCCTCCTCTATACGTATATGCCTTAGTAATTTCTCAATTGTGAAGTCCTCACTAAGATATAAAAGTTTCTTCCTATAACCATTCCAAGATGAAGGCAATTTTGAATAATTGCTCCAACTTGTAATGATTCAGGGATCACCACTTGTAGATCACGAAGTCTACTTACAAGGATttgtaattcatgaatttgatccatgacaggcatagtatcattcataataaattcaaaatatttcatcataataaaCTTATCTGTTCCTTGTTGTTCGGTATTGTACTTTTCTTCCAAAGATTTCCAAATCTCTAATGGTGATTGAATTGACATGTAGAGATCATAGAGTCGGTCGGATAAAGTATTGAGAATATGACCTCAACATGCAAAAGTATCTTCATcacatttctttttcaattgaacaATCTTTTATTTCTCTTCCGATGTGGAATTTTCAGCGGCATCGGCAATTGGTGTAGTCTTTGGGTCAATCACATATGCAAGATTGAGAATTGAAAGAAGAAACATCCTCTTGTCTTTCCAACGGTTGAAGTTCGTTCCATCAAAACGATCTAATTTGACAAACTCTTGATTCATGACCTTGAACGTAGTGTTTTGATCTTGTGCCATCTTCAATAAATATTTCTCTAAAATTGTTGGGTATATGAAGATGgtaagatgacaaaatcttatatttgtgtagtggtttcaaggcacgattagatcgctttctttagagagatatttgttcccacacttagttgctatagggttgatgacaatactctcccaggatacaatgaaacctaagaatttcttaattagcaatagtaagaaattctcaactctcttgaacaaagaaaatctcttaataGTAGTGTAAATTGTACGCTTAGTACTTCATATCTGAAATAGTGGacaaggacttatttatacatattgcacgtagcaattatgattagttacgtatACAAATGGTTGTGTCATTTCTATTGGcaatagatacaatgttttgaacatatacaattcttaaagagttgtgtccatttagccaatagacacaatgttttgaacatacacaatcctTAAAAGATTGTGTCCCTTCAACCAAATAGTACAAAACGGTtagtaaccgtttattaatattaataatattaataataatattaataatattaataatattaattaatcaaatttgtaaatacccttcATTTCATACTCTACTAACAATTTGACTTGATACGTACTAGATTTAGGTAAGATTTTATTAAAAcagaaatattttataacaaaaaaaatttagttaaaattaaccaaaatttattttatttaacatttattaattattatagtaattaataaatatttaattagacaaattctaatttttttttttgtctggcAAGTATTATTGAGAATTTGATCCTAATTTTATTCTCGTTGGGATCATGATTTTAAGATGGATCATCCTACATTAGACATTATCTTAGCCAGGGCTAATTTTACGACGAGACTGTGACACGAATATACCTTTGGCATGGCATGTTTTCTTTCGAATCCCAGAATAGTCAGTTTTATGGTACATGCAGCACAGACAAAAATAGAAATGGATGATGGATAGATAAGAATAACGCACATCACCCTCTTTACTTAAATTGAAGGAAAAGAATATGCTTCAACAGCTTAATTAGCTTCTAGTAGACAAGAGGAATAAACATGTTCACCACTTCTATACATACACTCTTTTCGCCAACCTCCTCCaaaagtaaagataagaaaaaaaaaagtaacaaaaaattaaattcccAACTGGTTCCACACATACACAAGCCCTTGAAAGTTGAAATTCTTTGTATGTcaaatgaatttgaattttggactAAGGTGCGGTCTAGAATATAATCAATGGACCAAACACTGAAAATACTGTTAGAACTATTATTCCCCATCTTTCAATTAATGATTTTAAGCCTTGTGATCCACTGCAGTGAAGTTGGTTATTATGATACGTGCATACATTTCGTTTCCTgcagaagaaaattaaaagacaTCTAAGATTTTGTTCATTCAAGATAGCGTTAACACTGATCTACTAAAAATTTCCTACTTTAGTTTTCTTAACGAATTTTTGATTACCTATAACACTATATCATGTTCTCTTTTATGCCTCATCAACAAAAATtggtatatttaaatttttatttattattaatttggtGATTTTATAAGTTCCATTTGAATAAGTGTTTAATTTTTATTGGTGAAACATAAAGATATGATACTGGATAGGTAATTTCGATCCATTTTAAccaatgttttaatttttattataaactatttaattaattaagattaatgGTAAAAACTACTAAAATATAAATGTTTCTGAAGCACTCGAtaacttttttaatattatatgctgataaaaagttaaaaacaattAATGCATGCTCTGTACGAGATCTTTACGAGGACTTTTTACTAAAGGAAAATGCTAGGAAGCAATGAATATCTTGAATAACATGAACAATCATCAATTACATTACACTCTAATTTAatgctattaattaaatttaagattaatttatttttttaactctattattttatattgttcaaacattatttaaaaatattattggttacttatatttttcctttactaaaatacaaatattaaaaaaaatgtattagtattaaaaaaaagtgtattgagaatttgaaatAGTTTATTCGAGCTTTTTTAACATATCTTAAAAAGGTTTTTCtagcttctttttctctttattataATTGTTAACTATCACTTTATGGACATTATAAcgactttgataaaaaaaaaattaatttaactaagataaagatcttttaatgtaaaaaaataattaaaaacgaTTAAATAACATGATATATTTgagtaaaatatttaatataataggTAGAGACAGACCTAGAGGGAGTGAATAGTGGCTTTCAtcccctaaaattttaaaaaactatatttatatatgaaatatatatttaaaaaataaaaaaattataataatttaataattttatatgtattattttttattatgtgatagatttatgtcttaattggttaattcactaatattttttacttaactaaTTTAATGTCATACCTAAAatctttgtactttttaaaatagtttttatataataatctctatatttatttttaaaaaattgtttaatttgTTAAATCACTTACGTAGTTATATTTTAGTAATCACATTATGtattttagatattcttttcttgtaaaaaatactcatttttcttctaaatttacgttgttaaaagaaaaaaattttataaagatatcttatattttatattctataaaGATACTGTGTCTTTcaaacaattaataatttataatttatattcaaaatttttaaaatttttgaaagaattaattttaattaacaaGATATCTAATCATTTTTAACTAAATACCTATAACTTAttggtattttataattttataatgtattattgatattgttatatttcttttatgtaatattaaaaataaaaatataaaaaaattataattaaatatatatatatatattttttgataaattttttaaaaaattaactttaataaCTATATATTATAGGTATAACGTCTTAGATTTATTTTCATGTAAATATATCTTATGAATAACCACCTTCGTTTTATAACTGTATAATAAATGCACCACTGTACCAACCTGGAAGAGCAGAAGGCTATAACATAATCAGTCCCAGAGCAAGTGAAGATACTAGTTGGATCATCATAAGCATAACTATAAGAAGTAGGGCACGCTTTCTTGAAAATCTTTGAATAATACGTAGGCTTGCAAGTAACTGGGTTCCCATAGTTCCCTCTGCAGCAATACTCATCAGCATTGAACACATCACACGCACTCCGGCAGCCGACTATCTTTCCGTTCGCCTTCAGGGAAAGTTCTTTGGGGCAATCGGATCGAAGGTCGGAGTCACACCCTGCTGTCGAGCAGTTTCCCTTTCCATTGATCGGCTTAACCGATATTGGCACGTTGAAACCGTCGACAAGGCTGACATCGTAGAAGTCCACTGCTGCTAGTGTGAATTCTGCTAATGAAGCAGGGGTTTTCCCGGAAGCCGAGCATTTCAGAGTGTCGCCGCACGCTCCTGTTAGGCACTTACCGTTTCCATTCGTGTCGAAGTTGCAGCCAGTTCGAGCCCAAATCCTACCGCTCCATCCGACGGGAGCCGTGAACACCCTGGATTGGCCTGGTTTTAGAACAAAGCCTCCTCCGTTGAAGACATCTCCAGGTGTAACTGCTGGCCACAGCGTCTCCTTGCAATAGTTAACTATGGTGAATACTCTAGCCGACTCCGATGTTCTTTGCCCTGTGTCCCACAAAAGAAAATCGAAATCAAACAAAACATTTAAGTTTGTAAATGTTATGTATactataaaagaataaaaagaagtgtGCTTAGTTTGAATCAGGTACTTTAATTAGGTGAGATAATGTTAAAACTTTATTAGATCTAACCAAAAGTATTTGATGctgccttttatttatttatttttcacttGCATGGTCGTATCAGGAGCAACAATCTTAGTGCAAATTTcgcttttttttattctttaatgaAAATGACTATCTTTCAAGCCATTATTACCTGAGAAAAATATTGCTAGaatcaaagaaattgataaaATCAATTGATGAAGCGAGGCCATATTTGTGTGCCTAATTCTCGGTTATAGTATATGATTAATTGAAGGGTGTGAAATGAGGTACCGGTATAAAAGGAGGGAGGGTAGAAAGAATACGTGAGGAAAGAAGGTAGAAAAGGTATGAATTTAGTGAAAGGAATTGGATTATTCCTTTCCTAGTACATAGATACAAGTAAGTTTGACGAGGTTCGATACTTGATTGTTCATGCACTTTCATATGTCATCACGGTAGACATTTGATGAATCTGACACGTGGCAAAGCTGTTGAACTTTGTGTTGTCCAACTCACAAAATTTAATGTTTGAATAAAAGTTAGTAGCTGACACGTGGCAGGCTATGATCGGATCCATGCATGATTAAGATTTGCGGTTTTGTTAGTTATTCTGTGAAACAACTAAACATGCCCATTGATGGTGCGGGGAGTCATCTAAAAGGGAGATATAGATGGCGTACCATATACACTAAATCATACATAATGTAttctaaaattttg
The sequence above is drawn from the Arachis hypogaea cultivar Tifrunner chromosome 4, arahy.Tifrunner.gnm2.J5K5, whole genome shotgun sequence genome and encodes:
- the LOC112796733 gene encoding pathogenesis-related thaumatin-like protein 3.5: MASLHQLILSISLILAIFFSGQRTSESARVFTIVNYCKETLWPAVTPGDVFNGGGFVLKPGQSRVFTAPVGWSGRIWARTGCNFDTNGNGKCLTGACGDTLKCSASGKTPASLAEFTLAAVDFYDVSLVDGFNVPISVKPINGKGNCSTAGCDSDLRSDCPKELSLKANGKIVGCRSACDVFNADEYCCRGNYGNPVTCKPTYYSKIFKKACPTSYSYAYDDPTSIFTCSGTDYVIAFCSSRKRNVCTYHNNQLHCSGSQGLKSLIERWGIIVLTVFSVFGPLIIF
- the LOC140184120 gene encoding secreted RxLR effector protein 161-like, with amino-acid sequence MKDLNEVDTILGIKVHKNEVGFTLYQSHYIKKVLEKFDHLTIKESNTPYDPNLKLEGNMGRSIAQLEYASAIGSLMYAMHCTRPDIAFAVCKLLRFTGKPSNQHWKAITRVLGYLKKTINLGLHYSDYPAVLEGYSDASWITNLNDNKSTSGWIFTIGGGAISWASKKQTCITHSTMEAEFVA